The following coding sequences are from one Gigantopelta aegis isolate Gae_Host chromosome 15, Gae_host_genome, whole genome shotgun sequence window:
- the LOC121390380 gene encoding serine-rich adhesin for platelets-like isoform X2: METVKVPGILPLLMIATFCIIADQASGKRACQQLPGSASSQVINMCEDNAASSSDRFYLDVFSNSSTSLSCVCFLQVRGLVEIDFKQNIISGDSCLTTITIYSQNTSQHVFSCRNDSLATTATLATGSSALELKTSTTSQESASCLQLYRKGGTGSLRVECISPAANTTTSRPTTSAASSSTSSSTSDSTSSTSDSTSSTSGSTSRATSDSITSNSYSTNSSSQSTSSISDFTSSTSGSTSTSTRDSTQSDDFPGRDRPRMLTPSHAPKIMTASLTIITLPPTRALTTARSAMTRTTWEPVLTLTTESLFCQTQTGVARRGAIGYGSLTKDTREPGNLTHRSYSNETPASVLSWLSHRT, translated from the exons ATGGAAACAGTTAAAGTACCTGGGATCCTACCTCTGCTGATGATAGCGACATTTTGCATCATTGCAGATCAAGCATCAG gCAAGAGAGCATGTCAGCAACTACCCGGTTCCGCCAGTTCCCAAG tCATAAATATGTGTGAAGACAACGCCGCGTCCAGCAGTGATCGGTTCTATCTGGACGTATTCTCCAACTCCTCAACCAGTCTGTCGTGCGTCTGCTTTCTTCAAGTACGGGGGTTGGTCGAGATCGACTTTAAGCAAAATATCATTTCTGGGGATTCCTGCCTTACCACAATAACCATATACAGCCAGAACACTTCACAGCACGTGTTCTCGTGTCGCAACGACAGTTTAGCGACGACTGCCACGCTAGCAACTGGTAGCTCGGCGCTGGAGTTGAAGACGTCGACGACGAGCCAAGAGTCGGCATCATGTTTGCAGCTTTACAGAAAAGGAGGAACAG gTTCTTTGCGTGTTGAGTGCATCTCGCCAGCGGCCAACACCACAACCAGTAGACCTACAACCAGCGCAGCTAGTAGTTCAACCAGCAGCTCAACTAGTGACTCCACCAGCTCAACTAGTGACTCAACTAGCTCAACTAGTGGCTCAACCAGTCGCGCAACTAGTGACTCAATCACCTCAAATAGTTACTCAACCAACTCAAGTAGTCAGTCGACAAGCTCAATTAGCGACTTCACCAGCTCAACTAGTGGCTCAACCAGTACCTCAACTCGTGACTCCACACAATCAGATGATTTTCCAG gaaGAGACCGACCGAGGATGTTAACGCCAAGCCACGCCCCGAAGATAATGACGGCGTCGTTAACAATTATAACACTACCACCGACGAGAGCCCTTACAACAGCACGATCAGCGATGACCCGTACAACGTGGGAACCAGTGCTAACCCTTACAACCGAGTCATTGTTCTGCCAAACACAGACGGGAGTGGCGAGAAGGGGTGCGATAGGCTACGGCTCACTCACAAAGGACACCCGGGAGCCGGGGAATTTAACACACCGCTCATACAGTAAcgagacaccggcctcggtgctgtcgtggttaagccatcgtacataa
- the LOC121390380 gene encoding cell wall integrity and stress response component 2-like isoform X1, with product METVKVPGILPLLMIATFCIIADQASGKRACQQLPGSASSQVINMCEDNAASSSDRFYLDVFSNSSTSLSCVCFLQVRGLVEIDFKQNIISGDSCLTTITIYSQNTSQHVFSCRNDSLATTATLATGSSALELKTSTTSQESASCLQLYRKGGTGSLRVECISPAANTTTSRPTTSAASSSTSSSTSDSTSSTSDSTSSTSGSTSRATSDSITSNSYSTNSSSQSTSSISDFTSSTSGSTSTSTRDSTQSDDFPVAAIAGAAAAIVLILLLVVVVAVIIIRKRKRPTEDVNAKPRPEDNDGVVNNYNTTTDESPYNSTISDDPYNVGTSANPYNRVIVLPNTDGSGEKGCDRLRLTHKGHPGAGEFNTPLIQ from the exons ATGGAAACAGTTAAAGTACCTGGGATCCTACCTCTGCTGATGATAGCGACATTTTGCATCATTGCAGATCAAGCATCAG gCAAGAGAGCATGTCAGCAACTACCCGGTTCCGCCAGTTCCCAAG tCATAAATATGTGTGAAGACAACGCCGCGTCCAGCAGTGATCGGTTCTATCTGGACGTATTCTCCAACTCCTCAACCAGTCTGTCGTGCGTCTGCTTTCTTCAAGTACGGGGGTTGGTCGAGATCGACTTTAAGCAAAATATCATTTCTGGGGATTCCTGCCTTACCACAATAACCATATACAGCCAGAACACTTCACAGCACGTGTTCTCGTGTCGCAACGACAGTTTAGCGACGACTGCCACGCTAGCAACTGGTAGCTCGGCGCTGGAGTTGAAGACGTCGACGACGAGCCAAGAGTCGGCATCATGTTTGCAGCTTTACAGAAAAGGAGGAACAG gTTCTTTGCGTGTTGAGTGCATCTCGCCAGCGGCCAACACCACAACCAGTAGACCTACAACCAGCGCAGCTAGTAGTTCAACCAGCAGCTCAACTAGTGACTCCACCAGCTCAACTAGTGACTCAACTAGCTCAACTAGTGGCTCAACCAGTCGCGCAACTAGTGACTCAATCACCTCAAATAGTTACTCAACCAACTCAAGTAGTCAGTCGACAAGCTCAATTAGCGACTTCACCAGCTCAACTAGTGGCTCAACCAGTACCTCAACTCGTGACTCCACACAATCAGATGATTTTCCAG ttgCAGCTATTGCAGGCGCTGCCGCTGCCATTGTACTGATTCTCCTtctagttgttgttgttgctgttatcATCATTCGCAAAAG gaaGAGACCGACCGAGGATGTTAACGCCAAGCCACGCCCCGAAGATAATGACGGCGTCGTTAACAATTATAACACTACCACCGACGAGAGCCCTTACAACAGCACGATCAGCGATGACCCGTACAACGTGGGAACCAGTGCTAACCCTTACAACCGAGTCATTGTTCTGCCAAACACAGACGGGAGTGGCGAGAAGGGGTGCGATAGGCTACGGCTCACTCACAAAGGACACCCGGGAGCCGGGGAATTTAACACACCGCTCATACAGTAA